The Ahaetulla prasina isolate Xishuangbanna chromosome 3, ASM2864084v1, whole genome shotgun sequence genome window below encodes:
- the CAP2 gene encoding adenylyl cyclase-associated protein 2, with translation MAEVALIERLEKAVIRLESLLSESHRTSETINGVNGELAPYVEAFDRLMNESVAEFIKNSRILDGDIKIHAEMIQDAFQAQRAFLWLTSRYQEPQKNEVAILLKPISEKIQEIQMFRERNRGSNMFNHLSAVSESIPALGWITISAKPGPYVKEMNDAAAFYTNRVLKDYKHSDLRHVDWVKSFLNIWTELQAYIKEYHTTGLIWSKTGPVASAASSLLALGNKQGLLPPPPPPPPPGPPPAINTENAKDDATASRSALFAQLNQGETITKGLRHVSDDQKTHKNPSLRAQGVPMQSPTKTYASESPKILSQKSYSPVLELEGKKWRVEYQQDKNDLLISDTELKQVAYIFKCNKSTIQIKGKINSITIDNCKKFGLVFDNVVGIVEVINSKDIQIQVLGKVPTISVNKTEGCHIYLSEESLDCEIVSAKSSEMNILIPLNGDYKEFPVPEQFKTSWDGSKLVTDPTEIMG, from the exons ATGGCAGAGGTGGCTTTGATAGAAAGATTGGAAAAAGCTGTAATTAGGCTTGAATCATTGTTATCAGAATCACATAGAACTTCTGAAACCATCAATGGAGTTAATGGAG AGCTAGCACCATATGTTGAAGCTTTCGACAGACTCATGAATGAGAGTGTAGCTGAGTTTATAAAGAATAGCAGGATCCTTGATGGTGATATAAAGATTCAt GCAGAAATGATTCAGGACGCTTTCCAAGCTCAAAGGGCATTTCTTTGGTTGACCTCACGTTATCAAGAACCTCAAAAG AATGAAGTTGCCATTCTTCTAAAACCAATATCGGAAAAGATTCAGGAAATTCAGATGTTCAGAGAGAGAAATCGTGGAAGCAATATGTTTAATCATCTGTCTGCTGTCAGCGAAAGTATTCCAGCTCTTGGATGGATAACAATT TCTGCTAAGCCAGGGCCTTATGTAAAGGAGATGAACGATGCTGCTGCATTTTATACTAATAGGGTGTTAAAAGACTACAAGCATAG TGATTTGCGTCACGTTGATTGGGTGAAATCATTCCTGAATATTTGGACAGAGCTtcaagcatacataaaagaatacCACACAACTGGACTCATTTGGAGTAAAACT ggTCCAGTAGCATCAGCAGCATCAAGTTTGCTTGCTCTAGGGAACAAGCAAGGCCTCCTTCCGCCACCACCTCCACCTCCGCCACCAGGACCTCCTCCTGCCATCAATACAGAAAATGCAAAAGATGATGCAACTGCATCTCGTTCAGCCTTATTTGCGCAGTTGAACCAGGGAGAGACAATTACTAAAG GACTTAGACATGTCTCTGATGACCAGAAGACCCATAAAAATCCCAGTCTGCGTGCTCAAGGAGTACCAATGCAATCTCCTACCAAAACCTATGCTTCTGAATCTCCCAAAATACTTTCTCAAAAGAGTTACTCTCCTGTGTTAGAACTTGAAGGCAAGAAATGGAGAGTG GAGTACCAGCAGGACAAGAATGACCTATTAATTTCAGACACTGAACTCAAGCAAGTAGCTTACATCTTCAAGTGCAATAAATCTACAATACAGATAAAAGGAAAAATTAATTCCATTACTATTG acaACTGTAAAAAGTTTGGCCTTGTATTTGACAATGTTGTTGGTATTGTTGAAGTAATAAATTCCAAGGATATTCAGATACAG GTACTTGGGAAAGTGCCAACCATTTCAGTGAACAAAACTGAAGGCTGCCATATATACCTCAGTGAGGAATCATTAGATTGTGAGATTGTAAGTGCTAAGTCATCTGAAATGAACATCCTGATACCACTGAATGGCGACTAT AAAGAATTTCCTGTCCCTGAACAGTTTAAGACATCATGGGATGGATCAAAATTGGTTACTGACCCTACAGAAATTATGGGTTAG